The Malus sylvestris chromosome 3, drMalSylv7.2, whole genome shotgun sequence genomic sequence attttttcacccaaaaaaaccTATCATCCCCTCTCAAACATTTTCTCCTCATCCAATATATATTTTCTCCTTACTAACTCAgatctattttctctcttcccactaTTCTCTTATTTCCCCTTCTCTATATTtgcttaaaaactaaaaaatgttATCGAAAAAGGCCCTAAAATGAGCAGACTCCAACATTTAAAAGATGCATATACTTGTGCACGTGCGTGCGTGCTTATTAGAAATCATCTTATGAATCATTAAAAAGACTGGAATCCAAGTAGCAACCAAACAGACGGCAGTCATATGTTGGattccaaaattattcataAATCACAAGGCAATGCAGTGAGAGCTAATATCCACCTTAACCCAATGACGatacacaatttttttattttgttttggttgaaAACGACACACAATATTACTTGAATTTAAGCATTTCGAATTCTAAAAATCactgaaaaatgtaaaaataaaaataaatatccgtaggaaaaaagaaaggaagggtGGGATGGGAATACCATATCTAGCCCACAACTGAGGTTCAATCCCTCTGCATTCACGAATCAAGATGGGCAATTTGGGGTTTGCACTCTTCAGATCCTTGTAATTCTTCTCCACAAATGTTCTGCAAATTCAAACAAAGATTTACCATTtctgtaaaaaataaataatgaataataaaaaagaaaaagtgattGAACGGACCTGGTGGATGCGCTTGAAGGGGACGATTGGCAGAGCAAAACCCTAATCTCCTTCAAGTTCTGAGATAGCTTCCCTCTCCATGCCattttctctctccccctctctctctctgactcgCAAGCTCGAGGATGAATGAGTTCTGCCAAGGTCGTTTAATCGCTTGATGACTATCGGGTCCAACGACTTGTCGTGCGATTTTACGACATGTCGTTTCATCTGTTTGAAAGATTGAAATTTAGATGGGGGCATTTAGCAAAAGATAAAGTTGCAAGTGGGCAaaactcaaataaaaaagatCTGGAGAGCTGAGAGTGAGAGGAGcccacagaaaaaaaaaaagggaatcaGAGTGGAggacgggagagagagagagagagagagagattcacaAATTCACTATCTCACTGTTAGAGAGAGGGTTGGTGGTGCCGGCGGCTGTCGGCGGCGGCGTGGAGTTGAGGAAGGGGAGAAGAGGGGGTAGGGTAGAAGGAGAAagtagag encodes the following:
- the LOC126614475 gene encoding NADH dehydrogenase [ubiquinone] 1 alpha subcomplex subunit 2, encoding MAWRGKLSQNLKEIRVLLCQSSPSSASTRTFVEKNYKDLKSANPKLPILIRECRGIEPQLWARYDMGVERGVRLEGLTEPQISKALEELVKVGESLKA